In Jeotgalibaca arthritidis, a single genomic region encodes these proteins:
- a CDS encoding DsbA family protein → MYRNQNAVHALSSSPKIYEVYLFVNPIGLKCYRAEQEVLKIIDKLTDIKIHFRFVTFHNFNTVSHYMKRMNLPSNNLQLRNQTYHTIYDACLAYKAALMQGKKRGRNFLLLLQKELTTNPIEYSDDLLATVAKGARLDVDMFFEDKNSEFVKSAYESDQRIAQEMNIVRTPSLVIFDSMNQNYGVLIDDKLSSDLIEESLHHLGIQNQQHNKLLQKKNVHAIGKDYLRVIK, encoded by the coding sequence ATGTACAGAAATCAAAATGCCGTTCATGCTCTCTCTTCTTCGCCGAAAATTTATGAAGTATATCTTTTTGTTAATCCTATTGGGTTAAAATGCTACCGAGCAGAACAAGAAGTCTTGAAGATTATTGATAAGTTGACGGATATTAAAATTCATTTCCGTTTTGTCACTTTCCATAACTTCAACACTGTCTCTCATTATATGAAAAGAATGAATCTACCTTCTAATAATTTACAACTTCGTAACCAGACTTACCATACCATATATGATGCTTGTCTCGCCTACAAGGCTGCCCTCATGCAAGGTAAAAAGCGTGGAAGAAATTTTCTGTTATTACTTCAAAAGGAACTAACAACTAATCCCATTGAATACAGTGACGACTTATTAGCTACTGTTGCAAAAGGTGCGCGGTTAGATGTTGATATGTTTTTTGAAGATAAGAATTCAGAATTTGTGAAGAGTGCTTATGAATCAGACCAACGTATTGCGCAAGAAATGAATATTGTTAGAACACCCTCTTTGGTCATCTTTGATAGTATGAATCAAAACTACGGTGTGCTCATCGATGACAAGTTGTCTAGCGATTTAATTGAAGAATCCCTACATCATTTAGGTATTCAAAACCAGCAACACAACAAACTCCTCCAAAAAAAGAATGTCCATGCCATCGGCAAAGACTACTTAAGAGTTATCAAGTAA
- a CDS encoding CYTH domain-containing protein, translating to MSTQIEKEFKNLLTKEEYEQLLVHYQLDESAAIHQTNTYYDTDDRQLQSLKMGLRIRTYDDDAELTLKVLLQENEQLEITDALSLVEANQLISDKKIKNAGHVASMLKKETIDLDRLKPVGQLSTVRHTFSGEGGVYFLDKSYYQDQKDYELEFETEDLEKGLILFNTFLTHHEIKKRKTTQKIQRALQYPNSEKAE from the coding sequence ATGAGTACACAAATTGAAAAAGAATTTAAAAATTTACTAACAAAAGAAGAATACGAACAACTATTGGTCCACTACCAATTAGATGAGTCAGCGGCTATCCATCAAACCAACACTTATTACGATACCGATGATCGCCAACTACAATCCTTAAAAATGGGATTAAGAATTCGAACGTATGATGACGATGCAGAACTGACGTTAAAAGTTCTCCTTCAAGAAAACGAACAGCTAGAAATTACGGACGCCCTTTCTTTGGTTGAAGCAAACCAATTGATTTCAGATAAAAAAATCAAAAATGCTGGTCATGTCGCTTCCATGTTAAAAAAGGAAACCATCGATCTTGATCGATTAAAACCAGTTGGCCAATTATCAACCGTTCGTCATACGTTCTCTGGTGAGGGTGGCGTTTACTTTTTAGACAAGAGTTATTACCAAGATCAAAAAGATTATGAACTCGAATTTGAAACAGAAGACTTAGAAAAAGGATTAATCCTCTTTAACACCTTCTTAACCCACCATGAAATCAAAAAGAGAAAGACCACTCAAAAAATACAACGCGCTCTTCAATACCCAAACAGCGAAAAAGCAGAGTAA
- a CDS encoding GTP pyrophosphokinase — protein sequence MENKFVTDWDSFLAPYEQAVEELKVKLKSIRKQYRDNQEHAPIEFITGRVKTKESILEKAEVRNIRLDRLEEDVQDIAGIRIMCQFVDDIHEVVKLLKARNDFKVIIERDYVTNRKESGYRSYHLVIEYPVQRIMEEKVILCEIQIRTLAMNFWATIEHTLNYKYKGEYPKELHNRLIRAAEAAFLLDNEMSEIREEIKEAQFYFSDKKKNIN from the coding sequence ATGGAAAATAAATTTGTAACAGATTGGGATTCCTTTCTTGCTCCCTATGAACAAGCAGTTGAGGAATTGAAAGTAAAGTTAAAAAGTATACGAAAACAGTACCGAGATAATCAAGAACACGCACCAATAGAATTTATTACTGGAAGAGTAAAGACCAAAGAAAGTATTTTAGAAAAAGCGGAAGTGAGAAATATCCGCCTTGATCGTTTGGAAGAAGATGTTCAAGATATTGCTGGCATTCGAATCATGTGTCAGTTTGTTGATGACATCCATGAAGTTGTTAAATTATTAAAAGCTAGAAATGATTTTAAAGTGATTATCGAACGTGACTATGTGACTAACCGCAAAGAAAGTGGTTATCGTTCTTATCATTTAGTGATTGAATATCCTGTCCAACGTATTATGGAAGAAAAAGTTATTTTATGTGAAATTCAAATTAGGACTCTTGCGATGAATTTTTGGGCAACGATTGAACATACCTTAAACTACAAGTACAAGGGCGAATACCCAAAAGAATTGCATAACCGATTAATTCGTGCAGCAGAGGCTGCCTTCCTATTAGATAATGAAATGTCAGAAATTAGAGAAGAAATTAAGGAAGCCCAGTTTTATTTTAGTGATAAGAAAAAGAATATCAATTAG